Below is a window of Brassica napus cultivar Da-Ae chromosome A5, Da-Ae, whole genome shotgun sequence DNA.
ATGTCTTCAAAGTTTTGAATAAATACAACTAAAATAGTCCATATATAGTATTGTAAATATGCTTAGAGTCGCTTTTCGGACACAAACAAAACGTTCTATAACAGAACAAAAGTGTTATAAAATGTATAcacgaataataaaatatttagctAGTTTGTAACTTTCCTTGTACATATTTTTACTAgcactttaaaaaaaagtgcTAGTAACAACTTGATTTTGGTGTTGATATGTAGTTTGAAACAAACCGATAAAAGACTGACCAAATCTTTAACATATTCTATTAGGTTTGCACATTCAGGATTTGCGacggttcaattttttttttccggtttttgattcttttggatatatagatatagatattTGTGGCTTTCAGGTAAGTTCTTTaggtttttggtttagtttggaaAACAAAGATAAGGAATTGGCTAACATCCAAGAAAATTGATCCAATTCACTTTTTCGAATAATATGGGTAAAAAATATAGTTCAAGTTGTTCGGATAAAATACTAGATAATATGGataaaatattgattaattcagataatttattttggataaaaatattcaaacaattcgattttttagataatttattttttaacaacaacttttatttatataaaatgtaacatTAGATAGTAAAAAATCACCAAatgcaaatataaaattaaatgagaGCAATACAACACTTAAAATAAAAGTTGAGGAAGCTGTCTTCAGAACCATCTTGTTTGATAATAgaataataattcaattttcCTTGATGTGATCTCTATGTTTAGACATCAAAAATGCAATGAGATTCCAGAATTTTCTTCTCGTTTTTCTTTGTTGTATAACTttgtaaacttcaaatttagatcTATAGATGTCCATTGGTAAATGATTCAATATAATGATTCTATCAAATGAAATAAGAACCAGAACTGCCAATCTTCAGCGATTTTAAAAACATCGCTATACAACTAAAATTTTGCTTTTCCAGTTTAGATTATTGCATGTACAGTAAATAACCAAACAAGGTGTCGAATTGCAATCTATGTAAATGTCAATTGCCTTTGTGGTTGCATCATCATGGAGAAATCCCATTTTCAATTTTGAACTCTCGATTGAGTAAAATCAAAAGAAGCCAATGGGATTGTCCATCAACTTCTAAATCCCTGACTCCAGTACACTCTTTTCATGGCAGCTTCCAGGGAATTTGTTTACAAATTAACACAAATAGGTTGACTGATATGTCGTCAATCATGGCCAGGAAGTACACGCTGGAGATTGCAACAACAAATTGAGAGAAATACTTAACAATCTATTCGCTGTGAGTAAATCTGAATTTCTTCTCCATTAGAGAGAAGAACAGAACATATAAAAATTGCTTTGAAAAATGCTTTTGATTTCCATCACGGAGAGTGTATATGTGAGACGCCAAAGTATTGTGAAAAAAGACGGTAAACACAAATGGACTCACTGTAAATACTCTCCAATGCAAAATAGAATTGTGGAAAATGAACTTTTTTTTGGATCCACCTGTTTCGATTTTGAAAGCTATGAATAGAAAGGAGAGATTAGacatataaatcatatattcaacATTGGAATCACAATCTGCAGGTGAGAAATTGCAGAAAAAGTGATAGTCAAGGCAATCGCCTTAACGATCTTGGAACCGCCTTTCCCTTGCAATATgtttttttagataatttagtttataaataataaatatggtATTTGATTatcttaaaactaaatataattattaatactattaatatttatagttctataagttatattttgaGTATTTGGATACTCATTCGATTTTGACTTCGGTTTTAGTTTTTCCTGGATAGAGAAACATAAACTGTTCGAGTGTTTGctttcaaattcgatttttttgagTGTTTGCTTTCAAATtcggttttggttttgatttttcatttCTGCTCCGTTTGTTTCGTCCATCTTTGGATAAAACATCCATGCCTATAGTATATAATGCATTTTGGTCCCAAATAGTCCAATGATATTTAgataactaaaatttttaataactaatgATTAGATGGAGAAAAACGCATCAACCTAGTCAGAAATTAAAGCAAAACATAAGTTACTCTATTAATAAAACAACTAGACTTTGATCCGCACATCCGTGCGggtaatatttcatttttataacttttgggctaaaaattttatgattttaatttttttattactaaactaataaattattttatataaaaagctGAAAATTTTGATGAGattatttataagtttttcaacatattttgtcataattaaaaataaatataattaaaaataaatattatttttaattaaaattgattttttagtatcttaaataaattaaaaaaattaaagttttcgaatagcatattttgtaaatatcacTTAAAGTAAATGTTagctatattatattatatttggtatataatcatttttagataatatattgctttaattttaaaaataaataaatagataatatatagttgtagatataaaagtttaacatatattaagaatttgattttatataaaaatatttaataatttacaaattttactCCTTTTAAATGGtgaataatatttaaactttttaaatggtgaatactattttatttatttatttaaatgaaaatatttttaaaaattaatttaccagTTTAAtatcatttcatttttaattcatatattatgtatattttaatataaatagacaataattataaaatttataaaaatttagcatataattttattttattttgttttatgataaatttttatttaaaagtaattataataatattttattactaattacgaaattattcaatttattaatttaaaaaatattcccTAAAATTAATCCATATTGCTTACTCAAAGCGAAATCTACAAATGTTCGTATTGAAGAAATGTGCAGCTCACTTTTAGATTCCTTACCTTAAAGACCATTTTGTActttagaaacaaaatattgaacAACGACCAGCTACGTGGCAACAAGCCATCCAAAGGCCAAATAATGGGCAGTTTCGTAGTTATCATTTATCACTTTGCCGTTAGGCACCGTTGCTGGGAATGAAACACATTCAAGACACTTGTCTGAATATGAACATCATTATTTGCTTACCAAAACAAAAGGAgactaggaaaaaaaaattgtgctaTAAAATGGAGATGAACCCGATAGGATTTCGCCACCATCTTTTGCAGCCGCATAATTTATATCTCCCAATCTGTAACTCAACATTGTTCTCATGGCTGATTTAAACTTACGGCAGTTTCCCCCTCCTCCTTACGCAACGAGTACGACGCAGACCTTGTTCAACCCCCAAGAGGACTTACCGGGACCGAGATGTGGTCATACACTCACGGCAGTTTATCACCGCCTAATCCTCTTCGGCGGGGTTACTTTAGTCCCGAGCGGTGGATCCGATAACAGTACGTCTTTCATTGACTCCCTAATCCTACGTTTTCAAAATTGttagggttttggatttcgtAACGTTTCTGGGACGTGgctgttttttttgttccagGTTTACAATGTTTAACCAATTCAGTATACTGTCTCAATTCCTTAACCAAGAAGTGGACAAGGTAACTGAGAACATTGATGTATCTCTCGTTTTCAGATGTTAATTAGCTTGTTTTGCTTAaggttttttgttgttgtagatCTATAAATCATTTGATTAATGGTGTGTAATGATCCTTGATTGTTCAGGGTTTATCCAGAAGGTGAGCCTCCATCTCCTAGGACTAATCATGCAGCCGTCTCATGTGGCGATGGGGTCATTATTCAGGTGATATTGAAATGATCGTTTAAAGATTTTCCTTGGTTAGGTTTTGATTGTGTTATCTAGAGTCTAGACCCTCTATATGTATCTGACTGACACATGAGGATCGGATACTGTTTTCGTTGGCAGGGTGGAATTGGTCCATCAGGCATTTGTAACGGAGATCTCCACGTCCTTGACATGAGTAGTGATACGTTCAAATGGAAAAAGTATGGTGTCATTTATGGATTTCTGtgagattatatatatatacacgttaCCTTTTATCAATGAAATGTCTTCgcatttaatttatattgttcagAGTGGTGGTTCAAAAGGGTATGGCTCCATGTCCTCGCTATGGCCATGTAATGGGTTTAGCTGGGGAAAAGCTTGTTATATTCGGTGGAATCAACGGTacaaaatatctatatattcgTTCCACTTTGGTTTGACATTGGTATACGTAGGACAAGCATGAGTAACAAATCATTAACATACCAATTAGTGTAGTTTTCAATCGCATTTGTTAGCAttgctctatatatatgtctccCTCTTAGAGAGAAAATTTCTCAAACAAATGTATAACATACCAATTAGTGGAGGTTTTAAATCGGATTTGTTAGCaattactctataaattaaacCTTTCATAACAACAATATTGCATTTGTTTatgattattcttttttttgtgtgggtGAAAAGTTTCTAAACGTTGATATTTAACACaagtttgtttgtttatgtcttATGAAGAAGGAAATTTGGTTCTCGCCGATACATGGGCATTGAATACGACTAGGCACCCAAATGTGTGGGAAATATTGTACCCATATGGGGACCTGCCTTGTGGAAGAGTGTTAGTAAATTTGGTTGATTTAACTGAATAAACTGATGTCAATCATTTTTGTTTGCGTTAACTCTTCTTccttgtttcatatttttattaaggTATGCTTCTGCTAGTAGTACTCGAGATCATCGTTATTTTATGCTCAACGGGGGAAGGGACCAACATGGGATGGTATATTTTCTTCTCCTGtgtaaagattaaaaaaaaagtccaaAACGTCAAGCGCTATAACTTTTCTTGTAAATTTATTCTTCTTTCGAGTTTTTCTCTATGCATCATGGCATATATATTTACCCTAATGTTTGCCTTTGCAGCCACTGGGAGATACTTACAAGCTGGAACCATTTAGCAGTAGTGGTTTTTGGGTGTGGACTCGTAGTCCACACTTAGATCTTTCCAAGAGATACCAACATGCAGCGGTCAGAACCAGAATCTTACCACACCACTTgcaatacacacacacatatacacTAACTGCGTTTACAAAATGAATTAAAAGGGGAAAGTATCTTAAGCGTAAAAGAATTATCTCTACTCTTAAAAAGAGATGACTGTTATTGCCTATTGACATGAAATGAGATGCATGTAGAAAAATATTACTAACATAATCGTCGTCTCTTTTTTAACAGGTTTTTGTAAATCTGCGATTGCATGTCTTTGGGGGTGCGCTGAGTAATACTCACCTAGTCGATGCTGAAGAAGCTGTTTCAGGTAATATCTAactagtttttatatttcatgtgACGTTTTGCTTTTGTGTATTTGTTTCCCAATTTGTTTTTGGAGCTTTAACCAATGGTTAAGTGTTGAGTTCTCCTTCATTTATGGAATGCAAAAAAGTATGGATGAtactttctttgtttctttgtaGTGCTTGATACTTCTACTGGTGTATGGGTTGATACTTCTAATGAAGTTATGCGACGTAGTCTCCATGCTGCTGCATCGATTGGCAGCCGCATATATGTGTATGGTGGGATTAGAGAAGGTAATTATTTTGACCTTTTTCGCATATACCTAAGCATTGGTAATTTTGCAGCTTTCATTTTCTTTACCATTTTTTTGTGTAGGTGTATTACTCGACGATTTACTAATCTCTGGAGAACTTTTAAGTTCTGGACCAACAGTCCCATCCTTTTTGTGGAGGTCATATATCTGAACTTCTTACACCCTTTTAGTCTATGCATAATTTGACTTTAAAAATccctctttttttgtttattgggTAGATCTCAAAACACTCCAAGGCCGCCTGCGAGTGACATGAACGATGGTTATAAGCCAAATTTCTCCAGAGAGAAGTTACATGACTTGGTTAACAAggtatgaaaaaaaaacatattctcTACATCTTCACATACTTCATGCACTTACTTGGTTGATGTGACTGATGTCTAGGTCATCTCAACCTTGTTAAGACCTCAAACTTGGGAACCTCCTGTCGATAGAAAGTTCTTTTTGAGCTTCCCTGAATTGGCTGAACTGTGCTTCGCTGCGAAGCAAATCATCGAGCAAGAGCCAACAGTGTTGCAACTATATGCTCCAATAAAAGTCTTTGGAGATCTCCATGGTCAATTCGGTGATCTGATGCGGCTATTTTACGAGTATGGATATCCTTCAAGGCAAGGAGATATCGCGTAAGTTCAATACCAAAGATGTTCTTCTAAGTCATTATGACAGAGTTTTGCTCATGAATAGTCACTGAACAattgtttataatatatatataatgtgccTTCAGGtatattgattatttatttttgggagATTATGTTGACCGAGGAAAACACAGCTTAGAGACCATAATATTGCTGCTTGCTTTGAAGGCGAGAGATAGTCTATatacatcatctatattgatattgataaatagcattttattattattgtttttatctTCAAAGATGCGTATATGTGTCTTTTGTGCAGGTTGAATATCCGAAGAACATCCATTTGATCCGTGGAAATCATGAGGCTGAAGCGACGAATACAGTGTATGGCTTCCTAGATGAATGCATAGAAAGAATAGTACGTGTCTGTCAATCTGTTCacagaatatatattttctacttGTTCTTGGCTAATGAAGTAATGATAATCTTTTTCTCTGTAAACCACCAGGAGTGTAACGATGGGAATCGTGcatttaaattgattaatgaTTTTTTCAGTCATCTTCCCCTTGCTGCCCTAATCGAGAAGAAAATTTTCTGTGTACACGGTGGGATTGGTTCCTCAGTATTCACAATGGAACAGATTACAAATATCAAGAGGCCCGTTGATATGGATTGCGAATATAATTACAAAGTTGTCAAAGACTTATTatggtaaaataaaataacatccACTTTTCTACTAATTCTTACTTATTTTCCAAGCTTCTGTCTTCTACATATAAACAGGTCTGATCCTACAGCGCATGATAGCATTTTGGGCATAGGAGTAAATGAAAGAGGGTCCCATATTGTCTCTTTTGGGGTAAaaattctttcttttctttagaTAACATTTCAAGCTCTCGGTCACTACTAAGGCATGGtgtcttgtatatatatatatatatgcagccTGATAGGGTCAATGCATTTTGTGAGAGGAATGATATAGATATGATTATAAGAGGGCACGAGTGTGTACTTGATGGTTTCGAAAGATTTGcacaaggaaaactcattactGTTTTTTCTGCTACAAACTACTGCGGtaagtatttttggttttatatattgaaaacaataCAAACATCCTTTTGAAAATGTATTAGTCTCTCTTTGCACTAgggtaagaaaaataaaaatatatatatatatattttggtattgtggtaaaatatatatattttggtattgTGGTAAACAGGAAAGTTCAAAAATGCTGGAGCAATATTAGTTATCGGTAGAAATCTAGACGTTGTTCCTAAGTTGATTCATCCTCTTCCACCTCCCATCTCACCTTCAGAAAACGTTCCGGACAAAGCATGGATTGAGGT
It encodes the following:
- the LOC106453760 gene encoding serine/threonine-protein phosphatase BSL1 homolog yields the protein MADLNLRQFPPPPYATSTTQTLFNPQEDLPGPRCGHTLTAVYHRLILFGGVTLVPSGGSDNSLQCLTNSVYCLNSLTKKWTRVYPEGEPPSPRTNHAAVSCGDGVIIQGGIGPSGICNGDLHVLDMSSDTFKWKKVVVQKGMAPCPRYGHVMGLAGEKLVIFGGINEGNLVLADTWALNTTRHPNVWEILYPYGDLPCGRVYASASSTRDHRYFMLNGGRDQHGMPLGDTYKLEPFSSSGFWVWTRSPHLDLSKRYQHAAVFVNLRLHVFGGALSNTHLVDAEEAVSVLDTSTGVWVDTSNEVMRRSLHAAASIGSRIYVYGGIREGVLLDDLLISGELLSSGPTVPSFLWRSQNTPRPPASDMNDGYKPNFSREKLHDLVNKVISTLLRPQTWEPPVDRKFFLSFPELAELCFAAKQIIEQEPTVLQLYAPIKVFGDLHGQFGDLMRLFYEYGYPSRQGDIAYIDYLFLGDYVDRGKHSLETIILLLALKVEYPKNIHLIRGNHEAEATNTVYGFLDECIERIVRVCQSVHRIYIFYLFLANEVMIIFFSVNHQECNDGNRAFKLINDFFSHLPLAALIEKKIFCVHGGIGSSVFTMEQITNIKRPVDMDCEYNYKVVKDLLWSDPTAHDSILGIGVNERGSHIVSFGPDRVNAFCERNDIDMIIRGHECVLDGFERFAQGKLITVFSATNYCGKFKNAGAILVIGRNLDVVPKLIHPLPPPISPSENVPDKAWIEVRPSGPVLYRSYDQTCFGCCLDLFFFLLPVISVYLHKFKSLV